In a single window of the Penaeus monodon isolate SGIC_2016 chromosome 3, NSTDA_Pmon_1, whole genome shotgun sequence genome:
- the LOC119597527 gene encoding WAP four-disulfide core domain protein 18-like has product MSSNTVRVCVLLLVVFMVEHSWAYGLYPGLEKRGYCPLFPAPPPPRGSDLSLHSPDEVKGCQSDYECEGNLKCCTAGICCSRFCTEPLDRPM; this is encoded by the exons ATGTCTTCTAATACAGTTCGAGTGTGCGTTCTGCTTCTCGTCGTGTTCATG GTGGAACACTCGTGGGCATATGGCTTATATCCGGGGTTAGAAAAGAGAGGTTACTGTCCTCTGTTCCCAGCGCCTCCTCCTCCTAGGGGCAG TGACCTCTCCCTCCACTCGCCAGACGAAGTTAAAGGCTGTCAAAGTGATTATGAGTGTGAAGGTAATCTTAAATGTTGTACGGCTGGAATCTGCTGTTCCAGATTTTGTACAGAGCCGCTGGATAGACCCATGTAA